The genomic interval CAAACGGATATGAGCATTAAAGAAAAAATTGGTAACCGAATTAGGAATGAACGTCTTGCTAAAGGGCTAACTCGAAAAGCGCTTGCCGAGCTTACTGAGAATCTAAAAGTTTCACGGATTAACAATTATGAACGCGGAGAACGCACTCCTGGGCCTAATGAAATAAAACAACTGGCGCATGCATTGGAGGTTGCCCCTGCTTTCTTAATGTGTTTGTCGGATGACAAACAAGGAAAGCTAAAACAAGCTCCTGGGTTAGGTGCTTTGATTCCTATTTTAGATTTTAAACAAGCCTGTAATCCTGAACCAATCATTCATGACATTAAGAATGAAAGTTATTCCAAACAAGTGATGCTGATTCCCATAAATGCTCCACTGGCTGAACGCGTTGGCGAGCATGTTTTTGCCCTGGAAATAAAAGACGACAGCATGTATCCCGAATTAAAAGTTAAAGATGTGGCTGTTGTGGATCCCCATACTCCACCTAATCCTGGAGATTTTGTGGTGGCTAAATTAGAACAAGATAATGAAGTCATTATTCGCAAATACAAACAATTATCTGCTTCAAAATCAGCTTTAGAATTTGAGCTCATTGCACTTAATCCAGATTGGGCCAATGTTCAGGTTGGTAAAGAAACCCACGGTATCATTATTGGTACACTAATTAGTCTAACTAGAGCATTGAAAATTTAGCAGCCACGGTAAAAACACTATTTATTTTCAGTGTTGTCTATGTAATACAACCCAATTGTCGTTGACGAAGGTTAATTCTATTTTTATTATCTTAAGGCAGAGGATAACTCAGTTGGAGAGGATCATGGCACTAATAAAGAGATTTAGAATGATTCAAACACTTTAATAATACCCCCCACTCAAATTCTTTCAATAATTCTTTTTCTTGTTGCCAGGACAATAATATATCAATAGCACATAGCTATTTATTAAATTGAACAACACATTAAAAATCAATCGGTTAATGAGCGACAGACACCTTAATGTTTGATAAAATTTGTCCCTACTAAAGGCACATAACTCAGTGGTAGAGTGCTGTTCTTACTTTACGGAAGTCGCTCGGTTCGATTCCAGCTGCGCCCACCACTCCTGATTTACGCACTCCAAATATCTCGTAATATCTTCAATGAAAAAGATAAATTAGCGGTTTCAATAGGACGTGAAGGGTTTAGGTTCACTCTTTGCCAGAACTGATTTATCAAGTCAGACCAAGACTTGGCAGCTTATCTTTGTTTTTATTTTAGGTCTAATATTGGATCAGCCTCTCTTGTTTTAATTCAAATTACATTAACATTACAAAGGCTAGTGCGCTTTTCCATCCAAAAAATGAGTTAGTAACCCTCCGATAACATACACCACAGACAAAATTTATTTGTTGTGACCTATCCCCTAAATTAGTACCACTTCTTTGATGAGATTCATTATCCTATGCCACCTTTCTTGCGTATTCAACAGGAGGCATATAATTTAGAGAGCTATGAGGTCGAACATTATTGTAGTGTTTACGCCATTGTTCAATCTCAAATCGTGCTTCCTCCATTGTTCGAAACCAGTGCTGATTAAGGCATTCATTTCTGAATTTCCCGTTTAAGCTCTCAACAAACGCATTTTGAGTTGGTTTTCCTGGTTGAATAAACCCTAAAGTGACATTCGTTTCTTTGCTCCAGAAAAACATCGCTTTACTAGTAAATTCTGTACCATTATCACAAATCACTTTAATAGGCTTATTTCTTTGCTCAATAAGTTGGTCTAAAAAGCGAGCCACTTGTTTGCCACTGATTGAGGTAGATATTAGCTGGCCAACCATTTCACGAGAATAATCATCCACTACATTCAATATTCGAAATCGTCTCCCATTGCTAAGTTGATCCGATACAAAATCCATCGACCAACGCTGGTTTGGTGCAGAAGGAACTTCCATTGGTTGGCGAGGACGAGTCAGTTTTTTCCTTTTCTTTGTTCGAACTTGAAGTCCCTCCTCAGTGTATAATCGATAAGTATGCTTCTTATTCTGAACCAAGCCTTCAGCTTTAAGTAGTCCATGAAGAATTAAATAACCATAGGCCGGATATTGTGCGGCTAAAACCTTGAGTCGTGTTCTGGCCTTCTCATCCGTACGTGGTTTACATTGATAACGAAATGCTATGCGGCTTAATCCTGCCAGCTTGCAAGCTACTCGCTCACTCAACTTAAAGAAACATATTAGGTGCTCGATGATCGACTTTCTTGCTGCTGGCTTCACCACTTTTTTGATAATACATCCTTCATTGCCTCTAGCTCCAGGAGCTTATCTGCCAACAGTTTTTTAAGATTAACATTCTCTGATTCAAGCTCACGAAGACGCTTGGCCTCATTCACTTCAAGGCCAGCATACTTACTTCGCCAATTGTAAAATGTGCCTGACGAAATTCCATAGTCTCGACATATCTCTTCGACCTTTATACCTGCTTCATGCGATTTGATTGCTTTTATAATTTGTTCTTCTGTGTAACGCTTTTTCACTTTGAGATCTCCTTTTGGTTTAGTTTATCGGAAATCTCATCTATGTCATGGCATTATTTTTTGGGGATAGGTCAATCTTCTAAAGTAACTCTTACGAACAAAATAGAGTTAGTAAGACTAATGGAAAATAGTTACGAGTTTCCTATTAATGTGAATCCTGAATTTCTAAAATAAAAATCTCAATTAATATTTCTATCTAACGAACCGGTTCCAATTTTCAGACGCTACCTCCACTATAATCAAATTTAGGAGTTATCTACTAAAGTTATCTTACTCTTCTCTGGCATTGTAGAAAAAAGCACAGCAATCGAACTAATAGATAAAATAATAAGTATTATGGATACATCTAAAAGACTATCGTTCCTTATTAATGTACCCAGATAACTACCCGCGGCAAAAAAACCTATCATTAGCAAGCTTCGGATTGAAGATGCAGCACCTCTCTGTTCCTCATAGCATTGTAACGCTCTTGATGAGCTTGCTCCCCATAATAAAGCCGCACAAAAAAGATAAAATCCAAATGCCAATGAGGTAAAAATCGGGTTATAAATGCCCGTAAAATGCAATCCTAGTAATATTGCTCCACTAAAGGTTGATAATTTAGTGCCCATACGAAGAAGTCTATCAATTCCCAATTTATTCAGCAGACGAGACGCTAATGTTGTGCCCATAATGAAAAAAGATGCGCTTAACGCCATTAAAAAACCAACTTTATCAGCAGATAAATGCATTGTATTTTCATATAAAAATGGAGCAATAGTTAAGAAACACCATTGACCGCAAGCTAATAGAGCAAATAAAGAAACATAACTTACAAATAATTTATTCG from Legionella sainthelensi carries:
- a CDS encoding IS3 family transposase (programmed frameshift): MKKRYTEEQIIKAIKSHEAGIKVEEICRDYGISSGTFYNWRSKYAGLEVNEAKRLRELESENVNLKKLLADKLLELEAMKDVLFKKVVKPAARKSIIEHLICFFKLSERVACKLAGLSRIAFRYQCKPRTDEKARTRLKVLAAQYPAYGYLILHGLLKAEGLVQNKKHTYRLYTEEGLQVRTKKRKKLTRPRQPMEVPSAPNQRWSMDFVSDQLSNGRRFRILNVVDDYSREMVGQLISTSISGKQVARFLDQLIEQRNKPIKVICDNGTEFTSKAMFFWSKETNVTLGFIQPGKPTQNAFVESLNGKFRNECLNQHWFRTMEEARFEIEQWRKHYNNVRPHSSLNYMPPVEYARKVA
- a CDS encoding helix-turn-helix domain-containing protein, with protein sequence MSIKEKIGNRIRNERLAKGLTRKALAELTENLKVSRINNYERGERTPGPNEIKQLAHALEVAPAFLMCLSDDKQGKLKQAPGLGALIPILDFKQACNPEPIIHDIKNESYSKQVMLIPINAPLAERVGEHVFALEIKDDSMYPELKVKDVAVVDPHTPPNPGDFVVAKLEQDNEVIIRKYKQLSASKSALEFELIALNPDWANVQVGKETHGIIIGTLISLTRALKI